The following are from one region of the Advenella mimigardefordensis DPN7 genome:
- the cysS gene encoding cysteine--tRNA ligase → MSAMQIFNTLSRAKAPFVTVEPGKVRMYVCGMTVYDFCHLGHARMLVSFDVVQRWLRQSGYQVDYVRNITDIDDKIIHKAVSLNQPLHAVTSFYTDAMHADERALSVQPPDREPRATMHIPGMLQIIKDLKDKDLAYQTPDGDVNYAVRSFPGYGKLSGKVLDDLRAGNRVAVSDGKRDPFDFVLWKQAKANEPEDSIWDSPFGRGRPGWHIECSAMSRELLGQPLDIHGGGPDLKFPHHENEIAQSEGAYGGTLANWWMHCGPLMVDDEKMSKSLGNFRTIRDTVSTDPDSASAEYQVNPREAEMLRFFVVRNHYRSPQNFTPDNLYNAQAALDRIYQTFNNTGVTSAGAIDWSLDFEQAFKAAMDDDFNTAVAIAVLFDMVTEANRTNSAALSGRIRALGGVLGLLQQEPQQYLQSPTRYIKRDGQSVAAAALSESDIEALIEQRRQAKQDRDFGKADQIRALLKEQGVELEDKPGGLTQWRRA, encoded by the coding sequence CCGCCATGCAAATTTTCAATACCCTTTCCCGCGCCAAAGCGCCTTTTGTTACGGTAGAGCCCGGTAAAGTGCGGATGTACGTTTGCGGTATGACGGTCTATGATTTCTGTCATCTGGGGCATGCCCGGATGCTGGTGAGTTTCGATGTGGTCCAGCGCTGGCTGCGCCAAAGCGGCTATCAGGTAGATTACGTGCGCAATATCACCGATATTGACGACAAAATCATCCATAAGGCCGTGTCGCTGAATCAGCCTTTACACGCGGTTACGTCTTTTTATACCGACGCCATGCATGCCGATGAGCGCGCGCTGAGCGTACAGCCCCCCGACCGGGAACCGCGCGCCACCATGCACATACCCGGTATGCTGCAAATTATCAAGGACTTGAAGGACAAGGACCTGGCTTACCAGACGCCCGACGGGGATGTGAACTATGCGGTACGCAGTTTTCCCGGTTACGGTAAGCTCTCTGGCAAAGTGCTGGATGATCTGCGGGCGGGCAACCGGGTCGCCGTCTCTGACGGTAAGCGCGATCCTTTCGATTTTGTTTTGTGGAAACAGGCCAAAGCCAACGAGCCCGAAGACTCGATCTGGGATTCTCCTTTCGGGCGTGGTCGTCCTGGCTGGCATATCGAATGTTCGGCCATGAGCCGGGAACTGCTTGGGCAGCCTCTGGATATTCATGGCGGCGGGCCGGACCTGAAATTCCCGCATCATGAGAACGAAATTGCGCAGTCCGAAGGTGCCTACGGTGGCACGCTGGCCAATTGGTGGATGCATTGCGGCCCGCTGATGGTGGATGACGAAAAAATGTCCAAATCCCTGGGCAATTTCCGGACGATTCGTGATACGGTCAGCACCGATCCCGATAGCGCATCGGCCGAGTACCAGGTTAATCCGCGGGAGGCGGAAATGTTGCGGTTTTTTGTGGTGCGTAATCATTACCGCAGCCCGCAGAATTTTACGCCCGACAACCTGTACAATGCACAGGCTGCGCTGGATCGTATCTACCAGACCTTCAATAATACCGGCGTAACCAGCGCCGGAGCCATTGACTGGTCACTGGATTTTGAACAGGCGTTCAAAGCCGCCATGGACGATGATTTCAACACTGCCGTGGCCATCGCTGTCCTGTTCGACATGGTTACCGAAGCTAACCGGACCAACAGTGCTGCACTCAGCGGCCGGATCCGTGCGCTGGGTGGGGTATTGGGGCTGCTGCAACAGGAGCCGCAACAATATCTGCAGTCACCAACGCGCTATATCAAGCGTGACGGCCAGTCTGTTGCCGCAGCAGCCTTGAGCGAGTCCGATATCGAAGCACTGATCGAGCAGCGTCGTCAGGCCAAGCAGGATCGTGATTTTGGCAAGGCCGATCAGATTCGCGCGCTGCTGAAGGAGCAGGGCGTGGAACTAGAGGATAAACCAGGTGGCCTGACGCAATGGCGTCGTGCCTGA
- a CDS encoding DNA-3-methyladenine glycosylase family protein produces MSSAAPAPVKPEYWDEAVSFLIKKDRILRKIIPANPDLWLATNKTAFVTLARAIIGQQISTKTADLHWKNFKQLCGHRPTPATVLEYNGAQWREAGLSKRKTEYILDLANHFNERKVNPLKWSKMDDEDIITELCAIRGISRWTAEMFLIFNLHRPDILPIDDPNLLKAISAHYFSGEPVSRYEVREVAQSWQPWRTVATWYLWRSL; encoded by the coding sequence ATGTCATCTGCAGCACCTGCGCCGGTAAAGCCCGAATACTGGGACGAGGCCGTTAGCTTTCTGATCAAGAAAGATCGCATTCTTCGTAAAATCATCCCGGCCAATCCCGATTTATGGCTGGCGACCAACAAAACGGCTTTTGTCACTTTGGCAAGGGCCATTATCGGCCAGCAGATTTCGACCAAAACGGCCGATCTGCACTGGAAAAATTTCAAGCAGCTTTGTGGTCATCGGCCTACACCTGCCACCGTTCTTGAATACAATGGGGCGCAATGGCGGGAAGCGGGATTGTCCAAACGAAAAACCGAATATATTCTGGATTTGGCGAATCATTTCAACGAGCGTAAAGTAAATCCGCTGAAATGGTCTAAAATGGACGACGAAGATATCATTACCGAACTATGTGCAATTCGGGGCATCAGCCGCTGGACGGCAGAAATGTTCCTGATTTTTAATTTGCACAGACCAGATATTCTGCCAATCGATGATCCGAACTTGCTCAAGGCAATTTCGGCGCACTATTTTAGCGGTGAACCTGTATCGCGATACGAAGTACGCGAAGTAGCGCAATCGTGGCAACCGTGGCGCACAGTGGCGACATGGTACTTATGGCGCAGCCTGTAA
- a CDS encoding acetyl-CoA carboxylase carboxyltransferase subunit alpha, with protein sequence MKFTFLEFEGPIAELEQKIEQLRHVSSDSAVDISEEITKLQQKSETLTNNIYSKLTPWQTALVARHPQRPYTMDYVREIFTDFHELHGDRMYEDDLSIVGGLARFSGEACMVIGHQKGRDTKERARRNFGMPRPEGYRKALRLMRLAEKFQLPVFTFVDTPGAYPGIGAEERGQSEAIGHNLYAMAELRVPIISTIIGEGGSGGALAIAVGDVVQMLQYSTYGVISPEGCASILWRSADKAPVAAEALGITAPRLLELGLIDKVVPEPIGGAQRDAVSMAKTLKRALSEALRQVSGMDVDELLDKRLERLMSYGRVQDK encoded by the coding sequence ATGAAATTTACTTTTTTAGAATTTGAAGGACCTATTGCAGAGCTCGAACAGAAGATCGAGCAGCTGCGTCATGTTTCCTCTGATTCGGCAGTCGATATTTCCGAAGAAATTACCAAACTGCAGCAAAAAAGCGAGACGCTGACCAACAATATCTATTCCAAACTGACGCCGTGGCAAACGGCACTGGTTGCCAGGCATCCTCAAAGACCGTATACCATGGACTATGTTCGTGAAATCTTTACCGATTTTCATGAACTGCATGGCGATCGCATGTATGAAGACGATCTGTCCATTGTGGGTGGTCTGGCCCGGTTTTCAGGTGAAGCCTGCATGGTGATCGGCCACCAGAAAGGGCGAGACACCAAAGAGCGCGCCCGGCGCAATTTTGGTATGCCGCGTCCCGAAGGCTACCGTAAGGCATTGCGCCTGATGCGACTGGCGGAGAAATTTCAGTTGCCGGTCTTCACTTTTGTGGATACACCAGGCGCATACCCCGGCATTGGCGCTGAAGAACGTGGTCAATCTGAAGCCATCGGGCATAATCTGTATGCCATGGCGGAACTGCGTGTACCGATTATTTCCACCATTATTGGCGAAGGCGGCTCTGGTGGTGCGCTTGCCATCGCGGTGGGTGATGTGGTGCAGATGCTGCAGTACTCTACCTATGGCGTTATTTCTCCTGAAGGCTGTGCCTCTATTCTTTGGCGTAGTGCCGACAAGGCGCCCGTCGCGGCCGAGGCACTGGGTATTACTGCGCCGCGGCTGCTCGAGCTGGGTCTGATCGATAAAGTCGTACCCGAGCCAATCGGCGGGGCACAACGGGACGCCGTGAGCATGGCCAAAACCCTGAAGCGTGCGCTGTCCGAAGCGCTGCGTCAGGTTTCGGGCATGGACGTTGATGAGCTTCTGGACAAAAGGCTGGAGCGGCTCATGTCTTACGGTCGTGTCCAGGATAAATAA
- the tilS gene encoding tRNA lysidine(34) synthetase TilS, producing MPQADGLQDTALLGPLQATLGAINAPDLAIGVSGGADSAMLLVAASQIAAAQKKTIHAVHVHHGLVATADAWALHTAKLAQQLGVAFHFLPVKVPSDTGKGIEAAARLARYSAFEHWSVNHDCHHLLLAHHRDDQAETMLLRLLRGAGVQGMAGMASYARRGSLHLYRPWLDVGRERILQAAACYEAQAGWSPVQDPTNRDEKYTRAAVRTMLTPVLNKRWPQWQGNLLRHARVMAESTLLLQDLGDMDLQQCQLTEDGLGFSLARWRALPQHRQANVLRQWLRRLQIAMPTEARLNQWLLQLRQVHALGHDRNILLKHQGCHIVCRRGQVQVLLDDAR from the coding sequence ATGCCGCAGGCGGACGGGCTACAGGACACCGCGCTTCTGGGGCCCCTGCAGGCAACGCTTGGCGCTATAAACGCCCCTGATCTTGCCATTGGCGTAAGTGGCGGCGCTGATTCTGCCATGCTGCTGGTGGCAGCGTCGCAGATTGCCGCAGCACAAAAAAAAACCATTCACGCCGTTCACGTACACCACGGGCTGGTTGCCACGGCCGACGCCTGGGCGCTGCATACTGCAAAGCTGGCCCAACAGCTTGGTGTTGCCTTTCACTTTCTGCCGGTAAAGGTGCCATCTGACACAGGCAAGGGCATTGAGGCAGCAGCTCGGCTGGCGCGCTATAGCGCATTTGAGCACTGGTCTGTTAATCACGATTGTCATCATTTGCTGCTGGCGCATCATCGCGACGATCAGGCCGAAACCATGCTGCTGCGTTTGTTGCGTGGTGCCGGGGTGCAGGGCATGGCCGGGATGGCTTCCTATGCCCGGCGTGGTTCCCTGCACTTATACCGTCCCTGGCTCGATGTGGGGCGGGAGCGGATTCTGCAGGCGGCCGCCTGCTATGAAGCACAGGCTGGCTGGAGCCCTGTGCAGGACCCGACCAATCGCGATGAGAAATATACCCGCGCCGCAGTACGCACCATGCTCACCCCCGTACTGAATAAGCGCTGGCCCCAATGGCAGGGAAATCTGCTGCGCCACGCACGCGTGATGGCGGAAAGTACATTATTGCTGCAAGACCTGGGTGATATGGATTTGCAGCAATGCCAGCTCACGGAAGATGGCCTTGGTTTTTCTCTGGCCCGCTGGCGCGCATTGCCACAACATCGCCAGGCCAATGTGCTGCGCCAGTGGTTGCGGCGTCTGCAGATTGCCATGCCCACAGAAGCGCGACTGAATCAGTGGTTGCTGCAGTTGCGGCAGGTCCATGCCCTTGGACACGATCGTAATATTCTGCTGAAACATCAGGGTTGTCATATCGTATGCCGACGCGGCCAGGTGCAGGTGCTGCTGGACGACGCCCGCTGA
- a CDS encoding PepSY domain-containing protein, with the protein MKKILTAGMISLLMAVVPATGALAYQGGYRADVSPAQAMRIAERAVGGEAFKAEPDHYRGRRAYTVDVRKARRVVQVDVDARNGKVLHIERDGRRGPVAQQHPRSNHHR; encoded by the coding sequence ATGAAAAAAATACTTACCGCTGGCATGATCAGTCTGCTGATGGCCGTGGTGCCTGCGACCGGTGCTCTGGCCTATCAGGGTGGATACCGCGCTGACGTTTCTCCTGCTCAGGCAATGCGTATCGCAGAAAGAGCGGTGGGGGGCGAGGCCTTTAAAGCTGAACCCGATCATTATCGGGGACGACGTGCCTATACCGTTGATGTGAGGAAAGCCAGACGGGTGGTGCAGGTTGATGTAGACGCACGCAACGGCAAAGTCCTGCATATTGAACGCGATGGTCGACGTGGGCCGGTGGCGCAACAACATCCGCGTTCTAACCATCATCGTTAA
- the sorA gene encoding SorA family sulfite dehydrogenase catalytic subunit — MQDFSHSHGARRRFLKSAGYAGIGLLSGLALPQAFGAGKDTITLPFGNGERVLEAFPGKRPLIVLTNRPPQLETPFSVFNDGLVTPNDAFFVRYHWSGIPNEVDLKDFRLKVHGSVSKPLDLTLEQLKKLPVKEITAVHQCSGNSRGFFEPRINGGQLGHGAMGNAKWKGVALKDVLELAGVGASAKQVAFNGLDHPPVPDGPDFIKALDIDHGMDGEVMLAWSMNDEDLPLLNGYPLRLVVPGHYGTYWVKHLNDIQVMDDVFDGFWMSKAYRIPDNDCHCTKPGEVPAKTIPIARFSVRSFITNVADDARITVGKPQPLRGIAFDGGSGIKTVQISTDGGNSWSDTTLSDEISKYSFREWTGEFTPRQPGEFRLMVRATSQKGETQPMQANWNPSGYRMNRIEQIRVIAA; from the coding sequence ATGCAAGACTTTAGCCACTCTCATGGTGCGCGGCGGCGCTTTCTTAAATCTGCCGGCTACGCAGGTATCGGTTTATTGTCCGGCCTCGCGTTGCCTCAGGCATTCGGCGCGGGCAAGGATACGATTACTTTGCCTTTTGGCAATGGTGAGCGGGTTCTTGAAGCTTTTCCCGGCAAGCGCCCGCTTATCGTTCTGACGAATCGTCCGCCACAGCTGGAGACGCCCTTTTCTGTTTTCAACGACGGCCTGGTTACGCCGAATGATGCTTTTTTTGTGCGTTATCACTGGAGTGGTATTCCTAACGAAGTGGACCTGAAGGATTTTCGACTGAAGGTACACGGCTCGGTCAGCAAGCCACTGGACCTGACGCTGGAGCAGTTAAAGAAACTGCCTGTTAAGGAAATCACTGCCGTGCATCAATGCTCCGGCAACAGTCGCGGTTTTTTTGAACCGCGCATCAACGGCGGACAATTGGGGCATGGCGCGATGGGCAATGCCAAATGGAAAGGCGTTGCCCTGAAAGATGTTCTTGAGCTTGCCGGAGTTGGTGCATCTGCGAAACAGGTCGCTTTTAACGGACTGGATCATCCGCCCGTTCCCGACGGTCCGGATTTTATCAAGGCGCTGGATATTGATCATGGTATGGATGGAGAGGTTATGCTGGCATGGTCCATGAATGATGAAGATCTGCCGCTGCTGAATGGTTATCCATTGCGTCTGGTGGTGCCAGGCCATTACGGTACATATTGGGTCAAGCACCTGAACGACATCCAGGTGATGGATGATGTCTTTGACGGCTTCTGGATGAGTAAGGCCTATCGCATTCCGGATAACGATTGCCATTGCACGAAGCCCGGTGAAGTGCCCGCCAAAACCATCCCGATTGCAAGATTCTCGGTTCGTTCATTTATTACGAACGTGGCAGACGATGCCCGGATCACGGTTGGCAAGCCCCAGCCCTTGCGCGGTATTGCATTTGATGGCGGCTCAGGGATCAAAACGGTGCAGATCTCTACCGATGGTGGCAACAGCTGGTCGGATACGACACTGAGCGACGAAATCAGCAAGTATTCTTTTCGCGAATGGACCGGCGAGTTTACGCCTCGGCAACCTGGTGAGTTCAGGCTCATGGTACGGGCAACCAGTCAGAAGGGCGAAACCCAACCCATGCAGGCTAACTGGAATCCGTCAGGCTATCGCATGAACCGTATTGAACAGATTCGTGTGATCGCAGCTTAG
- a CDS encoding glutathione S-transferase, which translates to MSYPVLYSFRRCPYAMRARLAIAASAQTCQLREIVLRNKPAAMLAASPKGTVPVLILPDGQVIEQSLDIMLWALRRNDPQAWLAPTGSSLASMLTLIEACETHFKCHLDRYKYPQRFDLEDGLQHRELAAEWLMTLEQILSCTPYLSGTHCALADMAIIPFVRQFAHTDFAWFEMQAWPHVLRWLENWKQSDLFARVMNKYAPWEEGQAAVMFPPPMQVAHRQPGTAIP; encoded by the coding sequence ATGTCTTATCCGGTTCTCTATTCCTTTCGGCGGTGCCCTTACGCGATGCGCGCACGGTTGGCCATCGCGGCCAGTGCGCAGACCTGCCAATTGCGTGAAATCGTTTTACGCAATAAACCTGCTGCCATGCTGGCGGCTTCTCCGAAGGGAACCGTACCTGTCCTGATTCTGCCCGATGGGCAGGTGATTGAGCAAAGTCTCGACATCATGCTGTGGGCGTTACGCCGGAATGATCCCCAAGCCTGGCTGGCACCGACGGGCAGTTCGCTGGCCAGCATGCTGACGCTGATCGAGGCATGTGAGACTCATTTCAAATGTCATCTTGATCGCTACAAGTATCCGCAGCGCTTCGATCTTGAAGATGGCTTGCAGCACCGTGAGCTGGCGGCGGAATGGCTCATGACTCTGGAACAGATCCTGAGTTGTACACCGTATCTGTCGGGCACGCATTGCGCGCTTGCCGATATGGCGATCATACCGTTCGTGAGGCAGTTTGCGCATACTGATTTTGCGTGGTTTGAGATGCAGGCCTGGCCACACGTATTGCGCTGGCTTGAGAACTGGAAGCAGTCTGATCTCTTTGCACGCGTAATGAACAAATATGCGCCATGGGAAGAGGGGCAGGCGGCGGTGATGTTTCCGCCTCCTATGCAGGTTGCGCATCGGCAACCTGGTACAGCCATTCCCTGA
- a CDS encoding LysR substrate-binding domain-containing protein produces the protein MRNIPHFTLLRAFESAARLKSFTLAAEELHLTQSAISHQVRKLEDYFGCALFIRRNRRVELTLEGQRFLESLSRIFDVIEAACAEVSLAPKAQVLALYCAPSLAVKWLGPKLPEFMKAHPDITIRLTTGSGQVDLLRMRELDMSICYGTITDCSGIVNEPLGTERNVPLCSPSLLEPGVDAVALIKKLLLIDSQLNNVNWASWFTLNNLRLPARPRPSFDRAAMSLSAATDGMGVALESTRLAERELARGDLIELGKGVFKEMNVVTHTVSWRADESQVPKIRLFREWLYQVADAQPA, from the coding sequence ATGAGAAACATCCCGCACTTCACGTTGCTACGGGCCTTTGAGTCGGCAGCGCGCCTGAAAAGCTTCACGCTGGCCGCAGAAGAATTGCATTTGACCCAATCGGCCATCAGCCATCAGGTGCGCAAGCTTGAAGACTATTTCGGTTGCGCACTGTTTATCCGGCGCAACCGGCGCGTTGAGCTCACGCTCGAAGGTCAGCGATTTCTGGAAAGTCTTTCAAGAATATTTGATGTGATCGAAGCTGCCTGCGCCGAAGTCTCGCTTGCACCCAAGGCGCAAGTGCTGGCGCTCTATTGCGCTCCGAGCCTGGCCGTTAAATGGCTCGGCCCCAAGTTACCCGAGTTCATGAAGGCGCATCCGGACATTACGATACGCCTCACAACAGGATCAGGACAGGTAGATCTGCTACGCATGCGCGAGCTGGATATGTCGATTTGTTATGGCACGATCACCGATTGCTCTGGCATTGTGAACGAGCCGCTGGGCACCGAAAGAAATGTGCCCTTATGTTCGCCCTCGCTGCTTGAACCAGGCGTTGATGCCGTCGCATTGATAAAAAAACTGCTTCTGATCGATTCACAACTGAATAATGTAAACTGGGCCAGCTGGTTCACTTTAAACAATCTTCGTTTACCTGCAAGGCCGCGACCGTCATTTGATCGAGCCGCGATGTCGCTTTCGGCAGCCACTGACGGCATGGGCGTGGCACTGGAAAGCACGCGACTGGCCGAACGCGAGCTGGCCCGCGGCGATCTGATCGAACTGGGAAAAGGCGTCTTTAAGGAAATGAACGTTGTCACCCACACGGTATCCTGGCGCGCCGATGAAAGTCAGGTACCCAAAATTCGTCTATTCAGGGAATGGCTGTACCAGGTTGCCGATGCGCAACCTGCATAG
- a CDS encoding class II aldolase/adducin family protein, producing MAAVLEKTGIVLDDGRVSIYQPEQKNLIFPELPQFTNVAAHRQHLKERLVAACRAFALQGYDYGFAGHLTIRDPEHPGLYWTNPMAIHFSQVKVSNLILADHTGKVVEGRHAINRAGFVLHAAVHEQHQDIVAMCHAHTVYGTAFAALGKPLAPISQDAAAFYEDHVVIGDEAGQVAVEVKAGHKVANAFAGVKAAIHQNHGLLTASRHSIEAAAFWFIALERCCQQQLMIDATGMAPRLVTPERARYSREHVGSEYIGWLHFQTIWDQLVATQPDMFD from the coding sequence ATGGCAGCAGTACTTGAAAAAACGGGGATCGTGCTTGATGACGGTCGTGTATCTATTTACCAGCCCGAACAAAAGAATCTGATATTCCCGGAACTTCCGCAATTTACCAACGTAGCGGCGCACCGCCAGCATTTGAAGGAACGACTGGTCGCCGCATGTCGCGCATTTGCCCTGCAGGGATACGACTATGGGTTCGCCGGACACCTGACCATCCGGGACCCGGAGCACCCCGGACTGTACTGGACCAATCCGATGGCCATTCACTTTTCACAGGTGAAGGTATCAAACCTGATTCTTGCTGATCACACCGGAAAGGTCGTTGAAGGCCGGCATGCGATTAACCGGGCAGGGTTTGTTTTGCACGCTGCTGTACATGAACAGCATCAGGATATTGTGGCCATGTGCCATGCACATACGGTGTACGGAACCGCATTTGCCGCTTTGGGAAAACCGCTGGCGCCGATCAGTCAGGACGCCGCTGCCTTTTATGAAGATCATGTGGTGATCGGCGACGAAGCCGGACAGGTTGCAGTGGAGGTAAAGGCGGGTCATAAAGTGGCGAATGCATTTGCGGGCGTGAAGGCCGCCATTCATCAGAATCACGGCCTGCTGACGGCGAGCCGGCACAGTATAGAGGCTGCTGCATTCTGGTTTATTGCTCTTGAACGTTGCTGTCAGCAACAACTGATGATTGACGCAACGGGAATGGCTCCGCGTCTGGTGACGCCGGAACGTGCACGTTACAGCCGTGAGCATGTGGGCAGTGAATATATCGGCTGGCTGCATTTCCAGACAATCTGGGATCAGTTGGTGGCCACACAGCCTGACATGTTTGATTAA
- a CDS encoding MFS transporter: protein MQIQNNVEQGAVGDEAGLYRKVMWRLLPFLFLCYLCAYLDRINVSFAKLQMLNDLSFSEEVYGLGAGIFFVGYLMFEVPSNLILLRVGARRWIARIMVTWGALSACMMFVTTPTSFYILRFLLGVAEAGFIPAILLYLTYWFPSSRRSKVTALFLTGIPMSGVIGGPLSGWILNGMAGVHGLAGWQWLFVLEGIPTVLVGVIAFFYLDDRVSDAKWLNAAEKRLINSNLDADRQAHQLHSVKDGLLDPKIWLMSGIYFCFTMGLYGVSFWLPSLIKATGVSDPFHIGMLTAVPYAAATLAMILVSRRSDEKGERRWHLAIPGIVGAMSLCASVIFAQSPAIAIVALTIGTMGVMTTISQFWTLPPAILGGAAAAAGIALANSVGSISGVVSPYLIGWFQTHTGTTGGGVYGLAISMIIGSVLVFAVPARMVNNKRSAARPVHNDAGGARQPIITAEI, encoded by the coding sequence ATGCAAATTCAAAATAATGTTGAACAAGGCGCTGTCGGCGATGAGGCAGGGCTATACAGGAAAGTGATGTGGCGCTTGTTGCCCTTTCTCTTTCTTTGTTATTTGTGCGCTTACCTGGACAGGATCAACGTCAGTTTTGCCAAACTGCAAATGCTGAACGACCTGTCATTCAGTGAAGAGGTGTATGGCCTGGGGGCCGGAATATTTTTTGTCGGCTACCTGATGTTTGAAGTGCCGAGCAATCTGATTCTGTTGCGTGTTGGTGCGCGACGCTGGATTGCCAGAATTATGGTGACCTGGGGGGCATTGTCGGCCTGTATGATGTTTGTGACGACGCCCACCAGTTTTTATATTCTGCGATTTTTGCTGGGGGTCGCTGAAGCGGGTTTTATTCCTGCCATTTTGCTTTATCTGACTTACTGGTTTCCATCGTCACGCAGAAGTAAAGTAACGGCTTTGTTTCTCACCGGTATTCCTATGTCGGGTGTGATTGGCGGACCGCTGTCGGGCTGGATCCTGAATGGTATGGCCGGTGTGCATGGCCTGGCGGGCTGGCAGTGGCTGTTTGTGCTGGAAGGTATTCCAACCGTTCTGGTTGGTGTGATTGCTTTTTTCTACCTGGATGATCGGGTGTCGGATGCCAAATGGCTTAACGCAGCAGAAAAACGGCTCATCAATTCAAACCTGGATGCAGACAGGCAGGCTCATCAATTGCATTCAGTTAAAGACGGTTTGCTCGACCCCAAAATATGGCTGATGAGTGGCATTTATTTTTGTTTCACCATGGGCCTGTATGGCGTGAGTTTCTGGTTGCCTTCGCTCATCAAGGCGACAGGAGTGAGCGATCCGTTCCATATCGGTATGCTTACCGCCGTTCCGTATGCCGCAGCAACGCTGGCAATGATTCTGGTGAGTCGACGCTCGGATGAAAAGGGTGAACGCAGATGGCATTTGGCTATCCCTGGCATTGTGGGCGCCATGAGTTTGTGCGCCAGTGTGATTTTTGCCCAAAGCCCGGCCATCGCGATTGTTGCGCTGACCATTGGAACGATGGGTGTGATGACGACTATTTCACAATTCTGGACATTGCCGCCGGCTATTCTGGGCGGCGCGGCTGCGGCAGCGGGCATTGCGCTTGCGAACTCGGTCGGAAGTATTTCAGGTGTGGTCAGCCCTTATCTGATCGGCTGGTTCCAGACCCACACCGGCACCACGGGTGGCGGCGTGTATGGTCTGGCAATCAGTATGATCATTGGCAGCGTACTGGTCTTTGCCGTCCCTGCCAGAATGGTGAACAATAAACGGTCAGCGGCAAGACCGGTTCACAATGACGCAGGAGGTGCGCGCCAGCCCATTATCACAGCAGAAATCTGA
- a CDS encoding GntR family transcriptional regulator, which translates to MNNKLMKLQSRPDYVDEVYKALLDAISDGSLAPGMRITQEEIAEQMAVSRSPVLQALRLLKKDGFVQDAPGRGILVSPLDPDWTGRLYEIRGALDMLAVRLAAERKVQIDPELIANGRQASQSGVVKALIDTDIAFHSAIYQASGNPLIAETALVHWNHLRRVMGAVLQSSAQRQSIWDEHEAIANAIADGDSKRAVELTDLHTSRARVNLVKRLDEVLKQQGNPETA; encoded by the coding sequence ATGAACAACAAACTGATGAAACTGCAGTCTCGTCCCGACTACGTAGACGAAGTGTATAAAGCGTTACTTGACGCAATCAGCGATGGCAGTCTTGCACCCGGCATGCGTATCACGCAGGAAGAGATTGCTGAACAAATGGCGGTTTCCCGCTCGCCGGTGCTACAGGCATTACGCTTACTGAAAAAAGATGGGTTTGTACAGGACGCACCTGGCAGGGGCATTCTGGTGTCTCCACTGGATCCGGACTGGACCGGCAGGCTTTACGAAATCCGCGGAGCGCTGGATATGCTGGCGGTTCGCCTTGCAGCCGAACGCAAGGTACAAATCGATCCGGAACTGATTGCCAACGGTCGTCAAGCCTCCCAAAGCGGCGTGGTCAAAGCGCTGATCGATACCGACATCGCTTTTCATAGCGCCATCTATCAGGCTTCTGGCAATCCGCTGATTGCCGAAACGGCACTGGTGCACTGGAACCATTTACGACGCGTCATGGGCGCCGTGCTGCAGTCGTCTGCACAACGACAGTCCATCTGGGATGAGCATGAAGCCATTGCCAATGCCATTGCAGACGGCGACAGCAAGCGCGCAGTAGAACTGACCGATCTTCATACCAGTCGCGCCCGTGTGAATCTGGTAAAACGACTGGATGAAGTGCTCAAACAGCAAGGCAATCCGGAAACTGCCTGA